A DNA window from Xanthomonas campestris pv. campestris str. ATCC 33913 contains the following coding sequences:
- the metX gene encoding homoserine O-succinyltransferase MetX: MSLVTTASPLTTADTYTPAADSDAPPAVRGELVINLPMRHAGQRELRLRYELVGAEQAPVVFVAGGISAHRHLAASAVFPEKGWVEGLVGAGRALDPASRRLLAFDFLGADGSLDAPIDTADQADAIAALLDALGIARLHGFVGYSYGALVGLQFASRHAARLHTLVAVSGAHRAHPYAAAWRALQRRAVALGQLQCAEHHGLALARQFAMLSYRTPEEFSERFDAPPELINGRVRVAAEDYLDAAGAQYVARTPVNAYLRLSESIDLHRIDPAAVAVPTVVVAVEGDRLVPLADLVSLVEGLGPRGSLRVLRSPFGHDAFLKEIDRIDAILTTALRTTGETA; encoded by the coding sequence ATGAGCCTCGTGACCACAGCATCGCCACTCACCACCGCTGACACCTACACGCCCGCCGCTGATAGCGACGCCCCGCCTGCCGTGCGCGGCGAGCTCGTCATCAATCTACCGATGCGCCACGCCGGCCAACGCGAGCTGCGCCTGCGCTACGAACTGGTTGGCGCGGAGCAGGCGCCGGTGGTGTTCGTGGCGGGCGGCATTTCAGCCCATCGCCATCTCGCTGCCAGCGCGGTATTTCCCGAGAAAGGTTGGGTAGAGGGGCTGGTCGGTGCCGGCCGCGCGCTGGATCCCGCGTCGCGCCGACTGTTGGCCTTCGATTTCCTCGGGGCCGACGGCAGCCTGGATGCGCCGATCGACACCGCCGACCAAGCCGATGCAATCGCCGCACTGCTGGATGCGCTGGGCATCGCGCGCCTGCACGGTTTTGTCGGTTATTCCTACGGCGCGCTGGTCGGCCTGCAATTCGCCAGCCGACATGCGGCGCGTCTGCACACGCTGGTTGCGGTGAGTGGTGCGCATCGCGCCCATCCGTATGCCGCCGCATGGCGTGCCCTGCAGCGGCGCGCGGTGGCGCTTGGCCAGTTGCAATGCGCCGAGCACCACGGGCTCGCCCTGGCACGCCAGTTCGCGATGCTGAGCTACCGCACCCCGGAAGAATTCAGCGAGCGCTTCGATGCGCCGCCGGAATTGATCAATGGCCGCGTGCGCGTGGCCGCCGAAGACTATCTGGATGCCGCTGGCGCCCAATACGTGGCGCGCACGCCGGTGAACGCCTATCTGCGCCTGTCCGAGTCCATCGACCTGCACCGCATCGACCCGGCCGCGGTCGCCGTGCCCACGGTGGTGGTTGCGGTGGAAGGCGACCGCCTGGTGCCGCTGGCCGATCTGGTCAGCCTGGTCGAAGGGCTGGGCCCGCGCGGCAGTTTACGCGTGCTGCGCTCGCCCTTCGGCCACGACGCCTTCCTCAAAGAAATCGATCGCATCGACGCGATCCTCACCACTGCCCTTCGCACGACCGGAGAAACCGCATGA
- a CDS encoding M23 family metallopeptidase — protein sequence MLRAAVSAVILLLCIPAAPVAAQQRWHWPGAAAVGATPPASASQRAETAAAPGPALQLEWQAPVYLAWAVNPLDGPAEVRLSAPPSADYRAVPQLPLVQSLGARERRLLARVYPVSQRRTLDGLGLRLEVVPGDPQAQLQEARYQLPFRDVPIQVDQGYGGQYSHSDDPNWYAIDFALPANTPVLAARDGVVMEIQQGAEEAGPHGPDAGGGNLVRLLHADGSMAIYAHLAPAGVLVHPGQRVRSGERLGSAGSTGFSTAPHLHFAVQRNVGLRLISLPFRMSGPQGELHFPSPAP from the coding sequence ATGCTTCGTGCCGCCGTTTCCGCCGTCATCCTGCTGTTGTGCATCCCCGCGGCACCGGTCGCCGCGCAGCAGCGCTGGCATTGGCCCGGCGCAGCGGCAGTGGGCGCAACGCCACCTGCAAGTGCGTCGCAACGCGCCGAAACCGCCGCCGCGCCGGGCCCGGCCCTGCAGCTCGAATGGCAGGCACCGGTGTATCTGGCCTGGGCCGTCAATCCGCTGGACGGACCGGCCGAAGTGCGCCTGAGCGCACCGCCCAGCGCCGACTACCGCGCCGTGCCGCAGCTTCCGTTGGTGCAGTCGCTGGGCGCGCGCGAACGGCGCCTGCTGGCCCGCGTGTATCCGGTCAGCCAGCGCAGGACACTGGACGGGCTCGGCCTGCGGCTGGAGGTGGTGCCCGGCGACCCGCAGGCGCAACTGCAGGAAGCGCGCTACCAGCTGCCGTTCCGCGACGTGCCGATCCAGGTGGACCAGGGCTATGGCGGCCAGTACAGCCACAGCGACGATCCCAACTGGTATGCCATCGACTTCGCCCTACCCGCCAATACCCCGGTGCTGGCTGCCCGCGACGGCGTGGTCATGGAAATCCAGCAAGGCGCCGAGGAGGCCGGCCCGCATGGGCCGGACGCCGGCGGCGGCAACCTGGTGCGCCTGCTGCACGCCGACGGCAGCATGGCCATCTACGCCCATCTGGCTCCGGCGGGCGTGCTGGTGCACCCCGGCCAGCGCGTGCGCAGCGGCGAGCGGCTCGGCAGCGCCGGCAGCACCGGCTTCAGCACCGCGCCGCACCTGCATTTCGCGGTGCAACGCAATGTCGGCCTGCGGCTGATCTCGCTGCCATTCCGGATGAGCGGCCCACAAGGCGAGCTGCACTTCCCCTCGCCCGCGCCCTGA
- a CDS encoding peptide chain release factor 3, which produces MSEVSNEAARRRTFAIISHPDAGKTTLTEKLLLFGGAIQMAGSVKGRKAARHATSDWMALEKERGISVTSSVMQFPYEDKIVNLLDTPGHADFGEDTYRVLTAVDSALMVIDVAKGVEERTIKLMEVCRLRDTPIMTFINKLDREGKNPIDLLDEVETVLGIQCAPVTWPIGMGQRLKGVVHLITGEVHLYEQGRNFTRQDSTIFPSLDAPGLAEKIGTQMLDELREELELVQGASNPFDLDAYRAGQQTPVFFGSGVNNFGVQPLLDFFVEHAPPPQARDTTGRRVEAVEPKLSGFVFKIQANMDPQHRDRVAFMRVCSGKFTAGMKALHVRSGKDVKLANALTFMASDREIAAEAWPGDVIGIHNHGTISIGDTFTEGESLSFTGIPNFAPELFRRARLRDPLKLKQLQKGLAQLSEEGATQFFRPLMSNDLILGAVGVLQFDVVAYRLKDEYGVDAIFEPVSVTTARWVHCDNPKKLEEFREKNAGNLGIDAAGQLVYLAPTRVNLQLAQERAPDVRFSATREHAYATAVD; this is translated from the coding sequence ATGTCCGAAGTCTCCAACGAAGCCGCGCGCCGCCGCACCTTCGCCATTATTTCCCATCCAGACGCCGGCAAGACCACGCTGACCGAAAAGCTGCTGCTGTTCGGCGGCGCGATCCAGATGGCCGGCTCGGTGAAGGGACGCAAGGCTGCCCGCCACGCCACCTCGGACTGGATGGCGCTGGAAAAAGAGCGCGGCATCTCGGTGACCTCCTCGGTGATGCAGTTCCCGTACGAGGACAAGATCGTCAACCTGCTCGACACCCCCGGCCACGCCGACTTCGGCGAGGACACCTATCGCGTGCTGACCGCGGTGGACTCGGCGCTGATGGTGATCGACGTGGCCAAGGGCGTGGAAGAACGCACCATCAAGTTGATGGAAGTCTGCCGCCTGCGCGACACCCCCATCATGACCTTCATCAACAAGCTCGATCGCGAAGGCAAGAACCCGATCGACCTGCTGGACGAAGTGGAAACGGTGCTGGGCATCCAGTGCGCCCCGGTCACCTGGCCGATCGGCATGGGCCAGCGCCTGAAGGGTGTGGTGCATCTGATCACCGGCGAGGTGCACCTGTACGAGCAGGGCCGCAACTTCACCCGTCAGGACTCCACCATTTTTCCCTCGCTCGATGCACCGGGTCTTGCCGAAAAGATTGGCACGCAGATGCTGGACGAACTGCGCGAGGAGCTGGAACTGGTGCAAGGCGCCAGCAATCCGTTCGACCTGGATGCCTACCGCGCCGGGCAGCAGACGCCGGTGTTCTTCGGCTCGGGCGTCAACAACTTCGGCGTGCAGCCGTTGCTGGATTTCTTCGTCGAGCACGCACCGCCGCCGCAGGCACGCGATACCACCGGCCGCCGGGTCGAAGCGGTCGAGCCCAAGTTGAGCGGCTTCGTGTTCAAGATCCAGGCCAACATGGACCCGCAGCACCGCGACCGCGTGGCGTTCATGCGCGTGTGCTCGGGCAAGTTCACCGCCGGCATGAAGGCATTGCACGTGCGCAGCGGCAAGGACGTGAAGCTGGCCAACGCGCTGACCTTCATGGCCTCCGATCGCGAGATCGCCGCCGAAGCGTGGCCGGGCGATGTGATCGGCATCCACAACCACGGCACCATCTCCATCGGCGATACCTTCACCGAAGGCGAATCGCTGTCGTTCACCGGCATTCCCAACTTCGCGCCGGAATTGTTCCGCCGCGCACGCCTGCGCGACCCGCTCAAGCTCAAGCAGTTGCAGAAGGGCCTGGCACAATTGTCCGAAGAAGGCGCCACGCAGTTCTTCCGCCCGCTGATGAGCAACGACTTGATCCTCGGCGCGGTCGGTGTGCTGCAGTTCGACGTGGTGGCCTACCGGCTCAAGGACGAGTACGGCGTGGATGCGATCTTCGAACCGGTGAGCGTCACCACCGCACGCTGGGTGCACTGCGACAACCCCAAGAAGTTGGAAGAATTCCGCGAGAAGAACGCCGGCAATCTGGGCATCGATGCGGCCGGGCAACTGGTGTATCTCGCACCCACCCGGGTCAACCTGCAACTGGCCCAGGAACGCGCGCCGGACGTGCGCTTTTCCGCAACGCGCGAACACGCCTACGCCACGGCGGTCGATTGA
- the trhA gene encoding PAQR family membrane homeostasis protein TrhA produces MNADAPPSTDLRDEIASAVTHGLGAIAALAGGSVLITLAAIYGDGWQLATTIVFSATLILLYVASTLFHAIPHVGAKARLQVLDHCAIYLLIAGTYTPFMLINLRGPWGWSLFAAIWTIAAAGVIFKLFFTGRFRLLSTILYLAMGWLIIVAIKPLLAAVDTWSLCWLLAGGLFYTLGTYFYQRDTQRYFHAIWHLFVLAGSACHFVAVTAQIV; encoded by the coding sequence ATGAATGCAGATGCCCCCCCCTCCACCGACCTGCGCGATGAAATCGCCAGTGCGGTGACCCACGGCCTGGGCGCGATCGCCGCACTGGCCGGTGGCTCGGTCCTGATCACCCTGGCCGCGATCTACGGCGATGGCTGGCAGCTGGCCACCACCATCGTTTTCAGTGCCACGCTGATCCTGCTGTATGTCGCATCCACGCTGTTCCATGCCATCCCGCACGTGGGTGCCAAGGCCCGCCTGCAGGTGCTCGATCACTGCGCGATCTATCTGCTCATTGCAGGCACCTACACGCCGTTTATGCTGATCAACCTGCGTGGGCCATGGGGCTGGAGCCTGTTCGCTGCGATCTGGACCATTGCCGCAGCGGGCGTGATCTTCAAGCTGTTTTTCACCGGCCGCTTCCGGCTGTTGTCGACCATCCTTTACCTGGCAATGGGCTGGCTGATCATCGTGGCGATCAAGCCGCTGCTGGCGGCGGTCGACACCTGGTCTCTATGCTGGCTGCTCGCCGGCGGGCTCTTCTATACGTTGGGCACCTACTTCTACCAACGCGACACGCAGCGCTATTTCCACGCCATCTGGCATCTGTTCGTGCTCGCCGGCAGCGCTTGCCACTTTGTGGCGGTGACCGCGCAAATCGTGTGA
- a CDS encoding AsmA family protein, with amino-acid sequence MGRVTTPTASIAARPSRQPRRRRWLIGTGIVLALIVILVLVFDWNWLRGPVERAVSAKTGREFHLGHLDVDLGRIVTVRGEQLSLGNAAWSKRGPMAQMRSAEIDVEFWPLLRGKVRLPEIRLEHTKVVLEAGDDTHPGNWVFETSGGDGTLPRLGRLLVQDGRLQYIDAANKSDVDVAINSLAPPRSDQRAAPIGIDGKGRWKAYPFTLKGNTASPLELSQTEHPFRIDLRGSAGATRTHVRGTLTNPFQFQVFDLQMALSGQDMEDLYPLTGVAIPSTPPYTLDGHLRRNGDIWRYEDFTGKAGDSDLSGTAEVDLRNKRPFLRADLASKRLDFDDLAGFVGAPPKTGANESANAEQKKRAAQLAADTRVLPDTPYDLSKLRAMDAQVRWRAQRINTPSWPLDDMDASLRLKDGLLQLDPLNFGVAGGDIRSTIRMDARNPVISTQLQAAIRGIRLDKLFPDATLAKQASGAIGGDLDLKGRGNSIAAMLGTADGSIGVGMGRGHVGNLIMELAGLDIAESLKYLVTRDRQIPVRCIFGDFGVRDGVMQSRALAFDSTDTIIIGEGSISLKDEQLDLLLRPRPKDRSILSLRSPLRIGGTFKDPSFRPDFKALGVRGAIAVALGSIAPPAALLATFEPGPGKDSDCGGKYAQ; translated from the coding sequence ATGGGTCGGGTGACTACCCCGACAGCTTCCATCGCCGCCCGCCCTTCCCGCCAACCACGCCGACGCCGCTGGTTGATCGGCACCGGCATCGTGCTGGCACTGATCGTGATCCTGGTGCTGGTGTTCGACTGGAACTGGTTGCGCGGCCCGGTGGAGCGCGCAGTCAGCGCCAAGACGGGGCGCGAATTCCACCTGGGCCATCTGGATGTGGATCTGGGCCGCATCGTCACCGTGCGCGGTGAGCAGCTGAGCCTGGGCAATGCTGCATGGTCCAAACGCGGCCCCATGGCGCAGATGCGCTCAGCCGAAATCGATGTCGAATTCTGGCCATTGCTGCGCGGCAAGGTGCGCCTGCCGGAGATCCGGCTGGAGCACACCAAGGTGGTACTGGAAGCCGGCGACGATACCCACCCCGGCAACTGGGTGTTCGAGACCAGCGGTGGCGATGGCACCCTGCCGCGATTGGGCCGGTTGCTGGTGCAGGACGGCCGGCTGCAGTACATCGATGCGGCCAACAAGTCTGACGTGGACGTCGCCATCAACAGCCTGGCACCACCGCGCAGCGATCAGCGCGCCGCGCCGATCGGCATCGACGGCAAGGGTCGCTGGAAGGCGTATCCCTTCACGCTCAAAGGCAATACCGCCTCGCCGCTGGAGCTGAGCCAGACCGAGCACCCGTTCCGGATCGACCTGCGCGGCAGTGCCGGGGCCACCCGCACCCACGTGCGCGGCACGCTGACCAATCCGTTTCAGTTCCAGGTGTTCGACCTGCAGATGGCATTGAGCGGCCAGGACATGGAGGACCTGTATCCGCTAACCGGCGTGGCGATTCCCTCCACCCCGCCGTACACGCTGGATGGCCACCTGCGCCGCAACGGCGATATCTGGCGCTACGAAGATTTCACCGGCAAGGCCGGCGATAGCGATCTCTCAGGCACCGCCGAAGTGGATCTGCGCAACAAGCGCCCCTTCCTGCGCGCCGATCTGGCCTCCAAACGCCTGGATTTCGACGACCTCGCCGGGTTTGTCGGTGCACCGCCCAAGACCGGCGCCAACGAATCGGCTAACGCCGAGCAAAAGAAGCGGGCAGCGCAATTGGCCGCCGACACCCGCGTACTGCCCGACACGCCCTATGACCTGTCCAAATTGCGGGCGATGGATGCGCAGGTGCGCTGGCGCGCGCAGCGCATCAATACACCGTCATGGCCGCTGGACGACATGGATGCATCGCTGCGCTTGAAGGATGGATTGCTGCAGCTGGATCCACTCAATTTCGGCGTGGCGGGCGGCGATATCCGCTCCACCATCCGCATGGACGCACGCAACCCGGTGATTTCCACCCAGCTGCAGGCCGCGATTCGCGGTATCCGCCTGGACAAGCTGTTTCCCGATGCCACCCTGGCCAAGCAGGCGTCTGGCGCAATCGGTGGCGATCTGGATCTGAAAGGACGTGGCAACTCGATCGCCGCCATGCTCGGTACCGCCGACGGCTCGATCGGTGTGGGCATGGGCCGCGGTCACGTGGGCAACCTGATCATGGAACTGGCCGGCCTGGATATTGCCGAATCGCTGAAATACCTTGTCACCCGCGACCGGCAGATTCCGGTGCGCTGCATCTTCGGCGACTTCGGTGTGCGCGATGGCGTGATGCAATCGCGCGCGCTGGCCTTCGACAGCACCGACACCATCATCATCGGCGAAGGAAGTATCAGTTTGAAGGACGAGCAGCTGGATCTGCTGCTGCGCCCGCGCCCGAAAGATCGCAGCATCCTCAGTCTGCGCTCGCCGCTGCGGATCGGCGGGACCTTCAAGGACCCGTCGTTCCGCCCGGATTTCAAGGCGCTGGGCGTGCGTGGCGCCATCGCGGTTGCACTGGGCAGCATCGCCCCGCCCGCTGCCCTGCTGGCGACCTTCGAACCCGGGCCCGGCAAGGACAGCGATTGCGGCGGCAAGTACGCGCAGTAA
- a CDS encoding CBS domain-containing protein, with protein MQTVRQLLGMKQVEVFSVAADAAVIEAIRLMADKSIGAVLVMEGERLVGIVSERDYARKVVLRDRSSSSTSVAEIMSHAVVTVSPADSVEHCMQLMTDGRFRHLPVVDNGRVQGVISIGDLVKAVIEAQQHDIDQLQRYIAS; from the coding sequence ATGCAAACGGTACGGCAGCTGTTGGGGATGAAGCAGGTTGAGGTGTTTTCCGTCGCGGCCGACGCCGCGGTGATCGAGGCCATCCGTTTGATGGCCGACAAGAGCATCGGTGCGGTGTTGGTGATGGAGGGCGAGCGCCTGGTCGGCATCGTGTCCGAGCGGGATTACGCGCGCAAGGTGGTGTTGCGGGACCGTTCCTCGTCCAGCACCAGTGTGGCCGAGATCATGAGCCACGCGGTGGTGACGGTGTCGCCCGCAGACTCGGTCGAGCACTGCATGCAGCTGATGACCGATGGCCGTTTCCGGCATCTACCGGTGGTGGATAACGGCCGCGTGCAGGGCGTGATTTCCATCGGCGATCTGGTCAAGGCGGTGATCGAAGCGCAGCAACACGATATCGACCAGTTGCAGCGCTACATCGCCAGCTGA
- a CDS encoding glycosyltransferase family 2 protein yields the protein MLPADQNAPLTAERLTVVIAAFNEATSIPLLHPRLQGVLAGLSGVQTHVLYVDDGSTDDTWQVLQALTDADAQVSAVRLSRNFGKEVAISAGLDHVLPGAVVLLDADGQDPPELIPEFVALWRAGYDNIFGTRVFREGESWLKRAAAHAFYRVIRQLSRTPIPADTGDFRLLSPRVVQALQQLRERHRFMKGLFGWVGFRQVALPYRRAPRLSGRSKFTVWRLWNFALDGITSFSTVPLRAATYLGMLTALVAFGFGGWVIVKAALMGDPVPGWPTMMSIILFLGGIQLIALGMIGEYLGRLYDEAKQRPLYLIDTYRGAAGVFSGDQSNRGAGHANGTAAVGDEAG from the coding sequence ATGCTGCCGGCCGATCAGAACGCTCCGCTCACTGCGGAACGCCTGACCGTGGTGATTGCCGCCTTCAACGAGGCGACCAGCATCCCGTTGCTGCACCCGCGCCTGCAGGGTGTCCTGGCTGGCCTGAGCGGCGTGCAGACGCACGTGCTGTATGTCGACGATGGCAGCACCGACGACACCTGGCAGGTGCTGCAGGCGCTCACCGATGCCGATGCGCAGGTCAGTGCAGTGCGGTTGTCGCGTAATTTCGGCAAGGAAGTGGCGATCTCGGCCGGTCTGGACCATGTGCTGCCGGGCGCGGTGGTGCTGCTGGACGCCGATGGCCAGGATCCGCCGGAGCTCATTCCCGAGTTCGTCGCGTTGTGGCGCGCCGGGTACGACAACATCTTTGGCACGCGGGTGTTTCGCGAAGGCGAGAGCTGGTTGAAGCGTGCGGCCGCGCATGCGTTCTACCGGGTGATCCGGCAATTGTCGCGAACGCCGATTCCTGCCGACACCGGTGATTTCCGGCTGCTCTCGCCTCGGGTGGTGCAGGCGCTGCAGCAATTGCGCGAACGCCATCGTTTCATGAAAGGCCTGTTTGGCTGGGTGGGATTTCGCCAGGTGGCGCTCCCGTACCGGCGCGCACCGCGCCTGTCGGGGCGCAGCAAGTTCACGGTGTGGCGGCTGTGGAATTTCGCGCTGGACGGCATCACCAGCTTCTCCACCGTGCCGCTGCGCGCGGCCACCTACCTGGGCATGCTGACGGCACTGGTGGCGTTCGGGTTCGGTGGATGGGTGATCGTCAAGGCGGCGCTGATGGGCGACCCGGTGCCCGGCTGGCCGACCATGATGTCGATCATCCTGTTCCTGGGCGGCATCCAGCTGATTGCGCTGGGCATGATCGGCGAGTACCTGGGGCGCCTGTACGACGAGGCCAAGCAACGGCCGCTGTATCTGATCGACACGTATCGCGGCGCGGCGGGAGTATTCTCGGGCGACCAGTCCAATCGCGGAGCAGGCCATGCAAACGGTACGGCAGCTGTTGGGGATGAAGCAGGTTGA
- the mtgA gene encoding monofunctional biosynthetic peptidoglycan transglycosylase, producing MGTDGLDDKQARPPRRARRSLRWVLAAPLLFAAASVLQVLALRIIDPPISTVMVGRYLEAWGEGEAGFSLHHQWRDLDEIAPSLPISVVAAEDQQFPSHHGFDLQAIEKARDYNARGGRVRGASTISQQVAKNVFLWQGRSWVRKGLEAWYTLLIELFWPKQRILEMYVNVAEFGDGIYGAQAAARQFWGKDASRLTPTESARLAAVLPSPRRYDARRPGAYVQRRTAWIQRQARQLGGPGYLQAP from the coding sequence ATGGGGACGGACGGATTGGATGACAAGCAGGCCAGGCCACCGCGTCGGGCGCGGCGCTCGCTGCGCTGGGTGCTGGCGGCACCGTTGCTGTTCGCCGCAGCGAGCGTGCTGCAGGTGTTGGCGCTGCGCATCATCGACCCGCCCATCAGCACGGTGATGGTGGGCCGCTACCTGGAGGCCTGGGGCGAGGGCGAGGCGGGGTTCTCGCTGCACCATCAGTGGCGCGACCTCGACGAGATCGCGCCCAGCCTGCCGATTTCGGTGGTGGCCGCCGAAGACCAGCAGTTTCCGTCTCACCATGGGTTCGATCTACAGGCGATCGAGAAGGCACGCGATTACAACGCGCGCGGTGGCCGCGTGCGCGGCGCCAGCACCATCAGTCAGCAGGTCGCCAAGAACGTGTTCCTGTGGCAAGGCCGCAGTTGGGTGCGCAAGGGGCTGGAGGCCTGGTACACGCTGCTGATCGAGCTGTTCTGGCCCAAGCAGCGCATCCTGGAGATGTACGTGAACGTGGCCGAATTCGGCGACGGAATTTATGGCGCGCAAGCAGCTGCGCGGCAATTCTGGGGCAAGGATGCGTCGCGGCTGACGCCGACCGAATCGGCGCGTCTTGCAGCGGTACTGCCATCGCCGCGCCGCTATGACGCGCGCCGCCCCGGCGCCTATGTGCAGCGCCGCACTGCGTGGATCCAGCGCCAGGCCCGCCAGTTGGGTGGCCCCGGCTATCTGCAGGCGCCATGA
- a CDS encoding Hsp33 family molecular chaperone HslO → MTDHDQLSRFLLPAAGVRGVHVRLTQAWRDIQGAAHYPPFARQLLGEAAVASALFTGHTKVDGRLSVQLRGNDRLRTLFAECTAAGTLRGIVQIADGADAPTDLRELGDDALLAITIENPGLDPREPQRYQSLVGMQAPDLAEAFETYFLQSEQLPTRLLLAAGPDQAAGLLLQKLPGDEGDTDGWTRVGALFDTLGAPELLSVAGEDLLHRLFHEEAPELVGNKALSFGCSCSRERVAAMLQSLGEDEARAAAEPTGEVEVRCEFCGREYHFPLTELDVLFSEAQPSQDAPERLQ, encoded by the coding sequence ATGACCGATCACGATCAGCTTTCCCGTTTCCTGTTGCCTGCCGCCGGCGTGCGTGGCGTGCATGTGCGTCTGACCCAGGCCTGGCGCGACATCCAGGGCGCTGCCCACTACCCGCCATTTGCACGCCAGTTGCTTGGCGAAGCCGCAGTCGCGTCCGCGCTGTTCACCGGCCACACCAAGGTAGACGGCAGGCTGTCGGTGCAGTTGCGCGGCAATGACCGCCTACGCACGCTGTTTGCCGAATGCACCGCTGCCGGCACCTTGCGCGGCATCGTCCAGATCGCCGACGGTGCCGATGCGCCCACCGATCTGCGCGAGCTCGGCGACGACGCCCTGCTGGCCATCACCATCGAGAACCCCGGCCTGGACCCGCGCGAACCGCAGCGCTACCAGAGCCTGGTGGGCATGCAGGCGCCGGATCTGGCCGAAGCGTTCGAAACCTACTTCCTGCAGTCCGAGCAGCTGCCCACCCGCCTGCTGCTGGCCGCCGGGCCTGACCAGGCTGCGGGCCTGTTGCTGCAAAAGCTGCCCGGCGACGAAGGCGACACCGACGGCTGGACCCGCGTCGGCGCCCTGTTCGACACCCTGGGCGCCCCGGAACTGCTTTCGGTCGCCGGCGAAGACCTGCTGCATCGTCTATTCCATGAAGAAGCGCCCGAACTGGTGGGCAACAAGGCGCTAAGCTTCGGCTGTTCCTGCTCACGCGAGCGCGTCGCCGCAATGCTGCAGTCGCTGGGCGAAGACGAAGCGCGCGCGGCGGCGGAGCCGACTGGGGAAGTCGAGGTGCGGTGCGAGTTCTGCGGGCGTGAGTATCACTTCCCGTTGACCGAGCTGGACGTACTTTTCAGCGAGGCGCAGCCATCGCAGGATGCGCCGGAACGGTTGCAGTAG